Part of the Pseudodesulfovibrio mercurii genome is shown below.
CTTCATAATGCGTCCCGCCATCCCCGCCTGCGGCGTTGGCAACCGTCCCGAAGGGTTCGCGCCGGGTGGCCACGGGCCCCGGAGGGCCGCCCGGCGCGAACCCTTCGGGACACCGCCTGCCCGCCCCCAGCCAATCCCCCGCCAACGATCTCCCACTCTTCCGCTACCCCTCCTCTCCCCACACGCACACCTCCCCGCGTCCGCACGCCCCTGCCGAAGGCACACAAAAAGTTTGGGAGAGTCCAGAGAACCCTTTTCAAAGGGTTCTCTGGCGGGGTCCGGGGCAGCGCCCCGGCCGCCGGAGGCATCCCCCGTGGCGGAGGTCAGGCCTCGGCGTGGGGGAGGAGGATGTCGTTGCCGTCCATGGCGATCTCGCCGTTGTCGGCCATTTTGCGCAGGGTACGGGAGAGTGCTTCGGGGGTGATGCCGATGATTTTGGCGAGTTCGCGTTGGGAGAGGTCGAGGGTGACGCGGCCGTTTTGGTGTCGACTTTCGAAGTAGGCCATGAGTCGCGAGGGCACCTGTTTGAGGGACAGGGAGTCGATCATGTCCATGGCGTCCTTGAGTCGTCGGGACATGACCCGCATCATGGTCAGGAGGATAGACGGGTCTTCGCGCACGAGGCGTTCGTATTCCTTGGGTCGGATGAACAGGACGCGGCTGTCTTCGAGGGCGCCGAGGTTGGCGGGCAGTTTGCCGTCGGAGAAGGTGGAGCAGAGGCAGAAGGGTTCGCCGGGTCCGAAGACGAAGATGGTCTGTTCCTTGCCGTCCTCGGCCAGGCGGAAGAGTTTGACCTGTCCGGACAGGAGCACGTGCAGTCCCTGGGCGGAGTTGTCCTCGCTGAAGAACAGGGAGCGCTTGGGAAAGCGCAGGACCTCGGCGTGGGAGGCGATGCGGTCGAGCTGGGTCTCATCGAGCCGGGCGAAGACGGGAAAGGCGCGGATTTCGTTCTTGAGATCGATGGGCTGCATAAAAATCCCCGAAAAAATGCTGATCGTTGATCGAGATCAATGTGTGACGCGCGATTTGGGCCTAGTTTGGGGGCGAAAACGAGAAAAAGCAAGGAGGACCCCATGAGCGCAACCATTCACTGTCCGTACTGCAACGCCGCCCGCGAGGCGGGCGAGTTTGACGGCTACGCCCCCTTCTACGTCAATTGCGAGGAATGTTCCAGGCGGTACATCGTCGAGCCGGTGCGCAGCGGGGTGGTCGTCTACCGCGACGGCGAGGCCCCCTGTTGTTCCGACCCCGAGTGCCGCGCCACCGAGATGGCCGGATCGGGCCAGGAATAGATTTTACGAGGAGTTTTCATGTTCAAATTATTGCAGAAACTGACCAGGAACCTGATCTACGCCATTCCCGCGATGATGCTTGCCGGGTTCGCCTACGGGTTGTGGGCGGACACCGGCTGGCTGAAGAGCGCGATCATCCCGTTCACCTTCCTCATGGTCTATCCCATGATGGTCACGCTCAAGGTACGGAAGGTCTTCGAGGGGGGCGACGCCAAGGCGCAATTCCTGACCCAGCTCATCAACTTCGGGCTGATTCCCTTCCTGACCTTCGGCGTCGGCCTCCTCTTCTTCAAGGACAACCCGTACATGGCCCTGGGGCTGCTCCTGGCCGGGCTGGTGCCGACCAGCGGCATGACCATCTCC
Proteins encoded:
- a CDS encoding Crp/Fnr family transcriptional regulator — its product is MQPIDLKNEIRAFPVFARLDETQLDRIASHAEVLRFPKRSLFFSEDNSAQGLHVLLSGQVKLFRLAEDGKEQTIFVFGPGEPFCLCSTFSDGKLPANLGALEDSRVLFIRPKEYERLVREDPSILLTMMRVMSRRLKDAMDMIDSLSLKQVPSRLMAYFESRHQNGRVTLDLSQRELAKIIGITPEALSRTLRKMADNGEIAMDGNDILLPHAEA